Proteins encoded together in one Sinorhizobium meliloti window:
- a CDS encoding 4'-phosphopantetheinyl transferase family protein: MSAALLEGAKGRVELHCLHLRTGCPAPDNVLSLAERQRAAAFRSSEAARLFVAGRVLCRNILAEVIGCAPEALAIALSPEGRPYLPGHPGIDFNLSHTTGTVALAVCLNGRVGIDIERAEGHGEAAMRDLMPLILSEEEEADLRQLPPGEQPTAFLARWVAKEAVLKCSGRGLLDDPRRVTIESGGSISNSCNRPNEAGGGCRFHAGRDYGHLWAVATENPVERPLWHHHHAGDRLRRERR, encoded by the coding sequence GTGTCCGCGGCCCTCTTGGAAGGCGCGAAGGGGCGGGTGGAACTGCATTGCCTGCATTTGCGCACCGGGTGCCCCGCTCCCGACAACGTACTCAGCCTCGCAGAGAGGCAGCGTGCGGCCGCTTTTCGCTCGAGCGAAGCGGCCCGCTTGTTCGTTGCAGGTCGCGTCCTTTGCCGAAATATCCTCGCCGAAGTCATCGGTTGCGCGCCAGAAGCTCTCGCCATTGCACTGTCGCCCGAGGGCCGGCCCTATCTGCCCGGCCATCCCGGGATCGATTTCAATCTTTCCCACACGACGGGGACCGTCGCACTCGCGGTGTGTCTCAACGGTCGCGTGGGTATCGATATCGAACGCGCCGAAGGACATGGCGAGGCGGCGATGCGGGATCTCATGCCCCTCATTCTTTCCGAGGAGGAAGAGGCAGATCTCCGGCAGCTGCCTCCGGGGGAGCAACCGACTGCCTTTCTCGCCCGGTGGGTGGCCAAGGAGGCGGTCTTGAAGTGCAGCGGTCGTGGTCTTCTCGACGATCCCAGACGTGTGACGATCGAATCCGGAGGTTCGATCTCGAATTCATGCAACCGTCCCAATGAGGCTGGCGGCGGATGTCGATTCCATGCGGGTCGGGACTATGGTCACCTGTGGGCCGTCGCAACCGAAAATCCGGTCGAGAGGCCCCTCTGGCACCATCACCACGCGGGCGACCGTCTCAGAAGAGAACGTCGATGA